The sequence taacattttcacttacaagctaaacattttttaaatagaataattaaaactttaacgttaaaagttgaaaagctcttcgaaattctagagattcaaagaTTTCGATGTCAAACaaatcagtttcaaattgtttacttttaaatatttggtttcaattataTGTTCTTAAGTGAGCAATCaagtattgctaaatattaaatacttattctttttctatattaaaaaatggttaaaaactggATAATTTAGCCTTAAACAATAGTATAagtttaataaaagcctttaattataaatatattattgagttattttcaaatagaaaatttataaagtttcaaccgcacatttacattttttaaaggctaaaaaaatatattaataagcttatttattgaatttaagataaaaataatataagggaagacctaaaactttgaattaaaaatattttattgatgatcattaatattttaatttgaaaataaacttatcAAAATAAGTAatgttatattaatttaaattcttattaagaaTTTCGAATTcagttaaaacatttataatctggaaattctcaataTTTTAACGGACTttgaatcgttttgtcaaatcaaattGTTGTTCAGTTTTTGATACTAAAAGTATAgacccatttaaaaaataatttacatttatgttTACAGTTGatagaataaaattgttttttatcaaaaactgttaacttgaaacgcttttaatttttaattgttgaaatcttcaagactgcactttaattatttaaaaactgttgatatcgaacttgggcagatttttcgtcggaaaaatcgtaaaattctcggtcaacaaataaattcactgtcatttcccggtctcagaaaaatctcggtcatttcccggtccagcggccagccTGTATATAGTGTAATAATAAACATGTAATATTTTCGGCTTTTGTCCAATCCAAGAATACTCCAGGTCTAGTGGTCATCCTAATTATCTTTATTGTTCTTCATTCTCTTCCTCTCTAATAATTCCTATAAGAAAACTGTTATCTCAATACATATTTCCCCATATTACCTTGTGCGTTGGCGGGTACTTGTCGGCAGCGTTAGAGAAGTCCTATAATATTGTGGCGTAGTACTAGACGTAGTCTCTTCAGGTCTCCTCTGAAGGGTCATAGTTTCGTGAGGGGATGTAACCAATTCATCCTCGTTGTCCAAATAGTAGCGGGACCCTGTCGCGCTCTTACAATTTTCACACTCGCTGCGATAATCATCAGCATCATCATGCAACGTCGGTAAAGCTTGCATACTACATGTGCAGGTCACAGAATCGAAACTGCCATCCTGATTTATATCGTTACTCACAGCTAGCGTCGgctgaaaatcaaataaaaaaaactaaattaataaagttcATTCCACCACTCATCaaacctacaaataaatctataatgaaattattaaattatcaattttgctaACCCAAATTGCCCTACCTTATAATTACACATTAACGGCGTCACCTCAGGTGGTTTTCCTTCGATCTGTACCGTCGTTTCTTTCGAAACTAGGACATCTTCATATAGCGCATCTGATCGAATCGCATCATCGCTTATCGGTAGCGAAGGAGGGGCTGATCGAGGTGAATTTCGAGGCGACGTGCACTTTGCCGGTGCATCAAAGAGTGGAGCAATCGGCTGATGCGTTAGGAATTCCCTCCGCAGCCTCAAACTCCCCGTAGTTGCCAAAGACCTTGGAATTGTGCGATGAGTTGCTCCCCCCGAATTTGGCAAAGTTGCCGATATCGTGAAGGCTCCCCCTTGACGAGGAAGAGTCGTATGATGATGATAAGTCTTTGGAGTGGTGGAATGGGAAGTGGGTAGCAACAGCATGTTACTTGCAGCAACTGAATGTTGAGGGGTAATACTGGAAATATTGGCTGCTGGCAAGTTCTCATAGGTGTTTGTCCCCATGGTGAAACTCGTTGTGGACGTGCCAGCATATAACCCTGTTGATGCAGATTCACTTTGATTAAGTTGATAGCAATTAGAGTGTGTTCCTGGACTGCTCAGGGGTCTGTTCGGCGGAGGTATTAGGGGTGAGGTGCTGGCTCCATGGTTGCTGGAGAGCGTTGGAGAACTAACTGGAAGTCCATTTTGACTGTTGGTAACGAGAGGCATGCTTGAATTACTATTATGGCTTGTTAGGTAAGTACTAGGGAAATTTGAAGGGGATAAGGCGTGAGGACTCGTGGAGAGAAGGACTTGTTCTGCCCGGGCTGCTGCGACAGCTTCGTCGTAAGGTGGTGGAGCTTCTCCTCGAGGAAAGTAGTTTCCTGGTGGCTTCCATAAGGGATAACCACCACCACATGGCATGTCGTCCATAGGGACACCATGTTGCAAACCTCCTCTTTCCAAGTATCCCATACTACCGAGACTTCTCTGGTCTTCTGCTACCTGTCGAGTTTGTCGTCCTGCTACGCAAACTGAAAACACaattgataatacatttttattcgtttaaaaacaATGAAGCTTGAATCAGCTTTATTATCAATCAAATTTACCATCGCtattaaaagaatgtttttcctTGTATATACCTCGTATTTTTCGTTGTCGCAGacgatgtattaaaaaaaataaaagactcaGTGAGAGTACCGCTGTAATGCAGCTGGCTACAAGTCGCAGACCAGTGTCGTAATTTGCATTACCCTCTGCGATAGTAGTCCCTTCACCTTCGGTTTTATCATTTGATACGGAAGACAAGGTATCATCCATGCAGATGAATTCGCAACATGTGTTGCCAAATCGAAAAGATTTGCAGTCTTGTTTAGGTAGTGTTTCCTGGTGAAATCAGTTACGGAATTACAGTTTGAAGAATTATACTTATAACTATGTGTCTGGAAGGTACAAGAACCTAGCTCTATTTCGATGAGGTAGAAAACAATTTTCCTCAAATTGAATTtagatgtttcatttttcagtcttagaattgattaatttttgttccttttttcagaACGTACTTAAATAAAGTATCAAATACCTGCGGGAATGTACAAATGACAGCCTTGCACCACTTTGGATTGCCATTTTCGCAAACGCAGAGAGTACAAGGTTCTGGCCCAGGGATGTAATGAAAACCTGTTTCATAAGAGCGTCCCTGCAGATCCTTACATGAAGCACCAGCTTCGACACAGCCTGAAAATATTTAACATGGTAATCCTGGATATAAGGTATACATATTGAAAAAGAAAGATACAACTTTTGGGATAGGAGTGGACATGAAAAACGGACCCATAGATTCTTCTAACCATAAATGTCagtttttcttttgcaaattctCACAATTGAAACTTTCTTTTATATCTTtacctattttcaaaaattgcattgaAAACGACTCAAATCTTGCAAATAAAACTTTTCTGTCAGCTCCATATAGAGATCAAGACAAGCAGGGCAAGAGTCTTACCTCGTCCCATAAACTCGACTCGTTCCGCACCAAatcaaaatattgattaaatcttaaatattgccgattattataattaatttcgtATAAATGAGTGAGTGCATTAAAGGTCCTcaggttttaaatattatatctgaaagtttcaatcattttccttttttaattgccATAGAATAACAGGATTGAGatgattattttagttatttctgAAAAGAACAGCAAAAAAAACCacatatttttagagaaaaatcctAGGGGTACACGACTTCTGCAATCCGTATACAAAGTTCATTGTAATGACTCTATTTTCACGTGATAATGAATGTAATCACTTTGTAATTTCACAGTGCAACCATGCAATCTATGTACACAAATATTGAAGTTATATACCCCTCAGAAAAACAGTGTCTCATTTAACCCCACTTGTGCTCATCCCACCCGGAGCAGGCCTAAAAGCAATTAAACAACTCCaggtacaatatttaaaatactagcagcaggattttgtgctacagactgataGCCATGCTCAAAGAATGACGAACAAGTTCTATGTCACGGACgctgaatacaaataatttatgtcgagaacagttttcagtgttcttttttaaagttatgaatGAAATGCGACCTGGCCGAGTTACCTTTAAACTTGaactcagcgaccctgaaaacatataaccgctttgctttctgaGTGTTTCCATGAATGGTCCacctttcatcatttttttgaggttaggaacaaaATGCGACCGGATCGAGTCAAATCTACCCCGGATTCGAAGTCAGCGATTCCAAAAACGTGTAGAAATATTTATCTCGCCTGGTAGAGAAGACTTTTGTTTTGCGTGTGccttagggtggcccaaaaaatgacatttgagaaatttcaacgggcacgttgaccaaatcgttctattaggcaaataaatttacccatgttttttaattggcaaacaaaaaactatttttagccgttgctctggggcttcaaagtttcctgatttaaaatagAGAAGTCCTAGCACCAGTTACAGGTTCGACCcggagagcagttatagatttattaacttattattactttgCCTTTctactcattgtcagtgaccgtATTTTGGGACCCAGCAAATACGGTGCACAATGAGAGTCCCGACAGAGGGTCcatttttttgcagccgtccaacTGCTGTTCTCAATAGTTTCAAACatgtttcttcaaaatatcaagttacacaagtatatccaAGGCTTACACTAAGCCTCCAAATATGGCCgttttatgtaatttttgatatgcctaaaacttttgcaaaacATTTATGAGATatgaaaattcgataaatacaATATTCACTGATGAGAGATCAAAcatataaaatttcgaataaattgacttataatttcctGACCAAAATCGAAGacgtaaaaattggaaaaatttgacatgctaaactccataagacataaaaatggctAGAGCAAcggctaaaaattttttttgcaaataaaaaaacatgggtaaattgatttgcctaagagaacgatttggtcaacgtgccccttgaaatttctcaaatgtcgTTCTTCGGGCCACCTTAGTGTCCCTATGCTATTGATGGACTTTAATTATAAgttctaataattaaaatattaaaatataccaaaaaatGTCTTAGTATTAAATTAGCAGTCATGAAATCGTATGAAACGTTTTAAACCTCtaaaatctcattattattattatattatattattattatatNNNNNNNNNNNNNNNNNNNNNNNNNNNNNNNNNNNNNNNNNNNNNNNNNNNNNNNNNNNNNNNNNNNNNNNNNNNNNNNNNNNNNNNNNNNNNNNNNNNNattatatattattatattattcgaacctgttgaaattactttaaatttgcaAGAGTCctattaaaatcgtttaaactactttgtaatcAGGTTAGTTTCTCTTGGGGTTGCTTGATTATAATgcaaatatatatctatatatatacaTCAGCTTCTTACTTCGTAAAAATAAAGACAATCTGTCGCGTGGATTTGATTATATTTAGATTTTTCCgcattttcgaaagaaaaaacaaaacaaaaaaacactgcgatgaaaaaataactattcctTTACCACCTTGCGTAGGAAAGTCAACTTGATAGAAATCATAACATCATATATGAACATCaacatattttctttatttttatgaagtaAGAAGCTGGATTGATGCACTATTGATCTTTATCAGAAAAATAGGAAGTATTCAAAACTACAGCAGAATTCAGCCATTTTTGTATAGTTGACCTTTTCTTCTTCTTGATGAAATGATAATTTCCCGTCTTTTCAAATCCGAGGTAAAAATAacagtttgcattttttaaaaaagcacttTGACCTCTAAATAACCTTGAAAATCGCATTCAAGGTCAAAGTCATTGGTACCTTCGCGTAATCCCCTTAGCTCCCTACAACTTTTGCTTGAAACATTTTGATGTATATAACTTCTATTTcgaaatatacgagggtagttcaataagtccttagaatgaccaacatatggcgcgcgaattgctccaaatcatctgttttcagtcagcaccactcccgactagatatatggtgcagtcacagtccacatcttctgagtttacgtgtttttataaccaattgaaaaaaaaattgttcgttaagaaaaatggaaaaaaacgagtccagagtggtaatcaaacattttcatttaaagggtttaactccatatgagataaaaaatgaattggactcagttcatggcacatctgcctcTGCATTAGCAAAGGTTTATAACtgattaaatgaatttaagcgtggtcgtacatcaataagtgacgaaccacgttcaggaaggcccgtagaagcaagtactcccgaaatcatcaataaaatccacgatNNNNNNNNNNNNNNNNNNNNNNNNNNNNNNNNNNNNNNNNNNNNNNNNNNNNNNNNNNNNNNNNNNNNNNNNNNNNNNNNNNNNNNNNNNNNNNNNNNNNccagctccaaagaaggcaaagaccgtaaagtcagctggtaaggttatggctacagttttttgggatgcacgtggaattatacgtattgactacttggaaaagagtaaaacaatcactggtgaatattatgcatctttattagagcagctgaaagaagaaattaaaaaaaaaaacgaccacatttggcgaggaaaaaaattctctttcatcacgacaacgcccgagttcacacatgcttcgtttcaatggctaaaattgaagaactaaaattcgaattggtcgaacacccaccatattcaccagatttagcccccagcgaccttttcttatttccaaacttcaaaaaatggctcggtggacagagatttccagacaacgaagacgtcattgcctctgtaagtgcttattttgaggaacttccgaaaacgcacttttctgaaggattaaaaaaacttgaaaagcgattgaccaagtgtatagagctccaaggagattatgttgaaaaataaaaaaaaatttacccaaaaaaaattgtttttatacttcattctaaggacttattgaactaccctcgtatcacttTTGTcagatgtccacgttttgagaccccctgaatccgaaaaacaggtttttacgaatgtttctgtatgtctgtctatctgtgaacacgataacttttgaaaaaattaatctattagattggcctttggtacactcgtttagtgtcctaaactaaaggtcaagttcgttagccagccattttggataaaaattcaaaaagtgggcacattttgaatacttttgagacataattttggcgaaaaattttgttaaataaaatgttattgtagcttgcaTCGTTTATCCAATGagttaatttcttattaaaaatctaCGTATATAATAAGAgcgtataacaaatttttagatctttcttTAGTTAAACAACTTGTCTTCTCATTCTTTAACTGTTGtcgtttttctaacattttaatttttatatttttaagcttatttttcacgattgagagaaaatttaatcgtcctttctgaaaattataaataaggaaTTTGTAGGTCCTTTTCTGGTGAAGAACTtttgtccattaatttttttcgtaccttacgtcatttttccaaaaatttaatttcttcatttttaattttattttgtacgatTAAAGCCAACATTACGTGCCCTATAAAAATTAcgaataactttaaatttaattattaaataatttcgtttaattgtttttttcgtaggttgtgtcatatgtccaaaaatgtattttttttttatttttcatgttgtttaaacaaaaaccaCGCGTCTTATCGAAAAgtgaataacaaatttgtagatattttttggatgcGCAATTTTTGTCTATTAATCTTTTGTCATATCTTGCATAATTATACCGCATAAtggacttttcaatttttaattattttttgcgcaatcaaaattttaatgttcaattttccagaaaaattcataaagttgttatgataatctagtacggtgttcaaaatgcaacatttttcttccttgagtttttttcatatcgcgcgttgtttggcttgaaattttaattttcgtgggggggggggagtttgtatatgctataactctggtaatttgttttttatcgaaaaaagtaattatgataaattgttcgtcttcttgaataatattaatagccgtatatataattttcaattctaataaaaagtggcctcaaaattggttaaatgatgctctcactttttgaattttaatccaaaatggttcgttaacgaacttgaccctcaacataaaaaattaaaagattatacaGGCCAACTCAAAccgtcaattctttcgaaagttatcgtgctaaaaactaaaaatcgacATGCACAGGAACagtagacacattcgtaaaaaccagtttttcggatccaagggttctcaaaacgtggacatttgataatgtaaaaatgtatgcaattaTTTACCATTAAACTCTACAAAATGAATGTCTCAGATTTTAAGTAAGaaagttggaaaactagattttttttcgatttttgtgattttaaagttaaaaacaaacTGCTTTACTGCAGActggacatttttaatttttcgttgcaCATGAACGTTAGAAAATTAAGTTCCATATTTAAATCACATTTTCGTTTACCAATGTAAAGAGtacgtaatttatttttaaaaaatgcaacgatttcAAATCATGCAACGATCATATTTGAAACGTTATTAATTATAAACAGCTTACATTTAAcgtattcaaataaataattttattaccttTCTAATGGGAGTAATGTTCGTTCATATACAATAAATACAAGTATAACCAAGACTTGTTTTTAACGAAGACGTTTAGTTGCTACAGCGGAAAAATTTTCCAAgatatttatactctttttatCCCCAAGAAAACTAAAGCTATATTAGAAATATGTACTTTTGTTTCTTTCCGAAGAGATTTACTTCCTTGGAGCAATATTCTTGTATCGAAAATGTAAACAAATCGTGACTATAATGGCTGCCATTGTATGACGAGATTGGAAAAATAATGATTCTCGTCgacatttataagattttagCATAGAACTTGACAGAGTCACAGATGAGGACCTATCCAAATGATCATGAATCTACTTGTATGACCTTTGGAGTTCGTTTTTTTGGGAATCTGACGTGCCCTACTTTCTGTCAGCTAGAGACCAGGACTAGGGATTGTTGAGGTTAAATCGAACGCAATAATAATAGGTAAATGATAATCGCTGGACACTGAAGTAGGTGgtattttgaattgtaatttcGAAGGGACTCACCATTGAGTTGCAGAGTGAGTGTGAAGACTGC is a genomic window of Belonocnema kinseyi isolate 2016_QV_RU_SX_M_011 chromosome 8, B_treatae_v1, whole genome shotgun sequence containing:
- the LOC117178951 gene encoding uncharacterized protein LOC117178951 isoform X1 — its product is MRYSSRNLFGYAVFTLTLQLNGCVEAGASCKDLQGRSYETGFHYIPGPEPCTLCVCENGNPKWCKAVICTFPQETLPKQDCKSFRFGNTCCEFICMDDTLSSVSNDKTEGEGTTIAEGNANYDTGLRLVASCITAVLSLSLLFFLIHRLRQRKIRVCVAGRQTRQVAEDQRSLGSMGYLERGGLQHGVPMDDMPCGGGYPLWKPPGNYFPRGEAPPPYDEAVAAARAEQVLLSTSPHALSPSNFPSTYLTSHNSNSSMPLVTNSQNGLPVSSPTLSSNHGASTSPLIPPPNRPLSSPGTHSNCYQLNQSESASTGLYAGTSTTSFTMGTNTYENLPAANISSITPQHSVAASNMLLLPTSHSTTPKTYHHHTTLPRQGGAFTISATLPNSGGATHRTIPRSLATTGSLRLRREFLTHQPIAPLFDAPAKCTSPRNSPRSAPPSLPISDDAIRSDALYEDVLVSKETTVQIEGKPPEVTPLMCNYKPTLAVSNDINQDGSFDSVTCTCSMQALPTLHDDADDYRSECENCKSATGSRYYLDNEDELVTSPHETMTLQRRPEETTSSTTPQYYRTSLTLPTSTRQRTRSTGNRGNWFSSMPESSTESSDGE